A window of the Streptomyces sp. Ag109_O5-10 genome harbors these coding sequences:
- a CDS encoding DUF2231 domain-containing protein — MSTVNGLPAHVLLVHIVVILIPLTALALVAASLWPRAARRLGALLPGLALVALVSVPLTTQAGEWLERHVTEDPLVRRHTDLGDGLLPWALGLFVLATVVWWATRRTGQEQAPGKGARWSALPVRIVVGVLSVAVAAGAVVDVYRIGDSGAKAAWHDAYQKTAQGN; from the coding sequence ATGAGCACCGTCAACGGGCTGCCGGCCCACGTCCTGCTGGTCCACATCGTCGTCATCCTGATCCCGCTGACGGCCCTCGCCCTCGTGGCCGCCTCGTTGTGGCCGCGGGCCGCCCGGCGACTGGGCGCACTGCTGCCGGGGCTCGCCCTGGTCGCCCTGGTCAGCGTGCCGTTGACGACCCAGGCCGGCGAGTGGCTGGAGCGGCACGTGACCGAGGACCCCCTGGTCCGCCGGCACACCGACCTGGGCGACGGTCTGCTGCCGTGGGCCCTGGGTCTGTTCGTACTGGCCACGGTGGTGTGGTGGGCGACGCGACGCACTGGCCAGGAGCAGGCTCCCGGCAAGGGCGCCCGCTGGTCGGCCCTCCCGGTGCGGATCGTGGTCGGCGTGCTGTCGGTGGCCGTGGCGGCCGGCGCGGTCGTCGACGTCTACCGCATAGGCGACTCGGGCGCGAAGGCCGCTTGGCACGACGCGTACCAGAAGACGGCGCAGGGCAACTGA
- a CDS encoding GntR family transcriptional regulator produces MNQRAHPAPAGTAGVPAQSRSQESAREVPGYPAGPPAARGEHTHSEPPIPQPRPVVQRASVRGQILDALRTALVSGELAPGEVYSAPALGERFGVSATPVREAMQQLAQEGAVEVVPNRGFRVVERGARELAELAEVRALIEVPVLLRLARSVPAERWAALRPLAEESVRAAATGCRATYAQADRAFHRAVLALAGNEQLVQIAEDLHRRAVPLHGARADLMADAAEHAALLEALAAGEQDAVRRLATGHFAAAG; encoded by the coding sequence GTGAACCAGCGCGCGCACCCGGCTCCCGCCGGAACGGCCGGGGTGCCGGCGCAGTCGCGGTCCCAGGAGTCGGCACGGGAGGTACCCGGCTACCCCGCCGGCCCGCCTGCCGCACGGGGTGAGCACACCCACAGCGAGCCGCCGATCCCGCAGCCCAGGCCCGTCGTGCAGCGCGCGTCCGTGCGCGGGCAGATCCTCGACGCCCTGCGTACCGCCCTCGTCAGCGGGGAGCTGGCGCCCGGCGAGGTGTACTCGGCGCCGGCGCTGGGGGAGCGGTTCGGGGTCTCCGCGACGCCGGTCCGCGAGGCGATGCAGCAGCTGGCACAGGAGGGCGCGGTCGAGGTCGTGCCCAACCGCGGGTTCCGCGTCGTCGAGCGGGGCGCCCGCGAGCTCGCGGAGCTGGCCGAGGTACGGGCACTGATCGAGGTACCGGTGCTGCTGCGGCTGGCGCGCAGCGTACCCGCCGAGCGGTGGGCCGCGTTGCGGCCGCTCGCCGAGGAGTCGGTGCGGGCCGCGGCGACCGGCTGCCGGGCCACCTACGCCCAGGCCGACCGGGCCTTCCACCGGGCGGTGCTCGCCCTCGCGGGCAACGAGCAGCTGGTCCAGATCGCCGAGGACCTGCACCGCCGAGCGGTTCCGCTGCATGGGGCACGGGCCGACCTCATGGCGGACGCGGCCGAGCACGCCGCGCTGCTGGAGGCGCTGGCCGCGGGGGAGCAGGACGCCGTCCGCAGGCTCGCGACCGGGCATTTCGCCGCCGCGGGCTGA
- a CDS encoding (2Fe-2S)-binding protein, whose product MPSPVSAAYARLAEVCPDLAVTELGPGEPAPRGGGWVGAAELAAGGPGLDAFLAWDEDQILRDEGKPGRADVVATFGLYRYGWAACLLITLPWFLDRRVPRLPATAVSYDRTAGRMAVRVGSFACLPDDPAAALPGAVVVAGEEALRAEVRAAVAEHLEPVLAGFGPRMRRRGRALWGMATDEVVEGLWYVAGLLGDEARAVRELERLLPGSTRPYVGSAAFRVLSGPAGEPLPTRDRASCCMYYTLRPEDTCATCPRTCDDERIAKLAAAEAA is encoded by the coding sequence GTGCCCTCCCCCGTCTCCGCCGCCTACGCGCGCCTCGCCGAGGTCTGCCCGGACCTGGCGGTCACGGAGCTGGGGCCCGGCGAACCGGCACCCCGGGGCGGCGGCTGGGTCGGCGCCGCCGAGCTGGCGGCCGGCGGCCCCGGGCTGGACGCGTTCCTGGCCTGGGACGAGGACCAGATCCTGCGGGACGAGGGGAAGCCGGGCCGCGCCGACGTGGTCGCCACCTTCGGCCTGTACCGCTACGGCTGGGCCGCCTGCCTCCTGATCACCCTCCCCTGGTTCCTGGACCGCCGGGTCCCCCGCCTCCCCGCGACCGCGGTGTCGTACGACCGTACGGCGGGCCGGATGGCCGTACGGGTCGGCTCCTTCGCCTGCCTCCCGGACGACCCGGCGGCGGCGCTGCCCGGCGCGGTCGTGGTGGCCGGCGAGGAGGCGCTGCGGGCCGAGGTGCGGGCGGCCGTCGCCGAGCACCTGGAGCCGGTCCTGGCCGGCTTCGGGCCGCGGATGCGGCGGCGCGGGCGCGCACTGTGGGGGATGGCGACGGACGAGGTCGTCGAGGGGCTCTGGTACGTCGCGGGACTGCTCGGGGACGAGGCACGGGCCGTTCGCGAACTCGAACGGCTGCTCCCGGGCTCGACCAGGCCGTACGTCGGCTCGGCCGCCTTCCGGGTGCTGTCGGGGCCGGCCGGGGAGCCGTTGCCGACCCGGGACCGGGCGAGCTGCTGCATGTACTACACGCTGCGCCCCGAGGACACCTGCGCCACCTGCCCGCGCACCTGCGACGACGAACGGATCGCCAAACTCGCGGCGGCCGAAGCGGCCTGA
- a CDS encoding DUF2637 domain-containing protein, whose protein sequence is MRLTDISLNWLLPGAVLLLGMLVAVAVLARSKRSGGEHAKDDSWERSEERRRRKEAIYATASYVLLFCCAAVAAALSFHGLVGFGQQNLNLSGGWEYLVPFGLDGAAMFCSVLAVREASHGDAALGSRILVWTFAGASAWFNWVHAPRGGGHDGAPQFFSGMSLSAAVLFDRALKQTRRAALREQGLVPRPLPQIRIVRWMRAPVETYRAWSLMLLEGVRSLDEAVEEVRDDKRQKEENRLRRREQHRLEKAQLKAISRGHRGFVGRVGRQDEVHQVERASQPTAEPAIAAPEQLPVRQRPSLQPVRKGSDPITVDLTAEDDTMALPRLDSLERKLKDLEQQFG, encoded by the coding sequence ATGAGACTGACCGACATATCGCTGAACTGGCTGCTACCCGGCGCCGTACTGCTCCTGGGCATGCTGGTCGCGGTGGCGGTGCTTGCGCGCTCCAAGCGGTCCGGCGGGGAGCACGCGAAGGACGACTCGTGGGAGCGCAGCGAGGAGCGCCGCCGGCGCAAGGAGGCCATATACGCCACCGCCTCCTACGTCCTGCTGTTCTGCTGTGCGGCGGTCGCCGCCGCGCTCTCCTTCCACGGGCTGGTCGGCTTCGGCCAGCAGAACCTCAACCTGTCCGGCGGCTGGGAGTACCTGGTGCCGTTCGGCCTGGACGGTGCGGCGATGTTCTGCTCCGTCCTCGCGGTGCGCGAGGCCAGCCACGGTGACGCGGCGCTCGGTTCCCGGATTCTGGTGTGGACGTTCGCGGGCGCCTCTGCCTGGTTCAACTGGGTGCACGCGCCGAGGGGCGGCGGCCACGACGGTGCTCCGCAGTTCTTCTCCGGCATGTCGCTCTCGGCGGCCGTGCTCTTCGACCGCGCGCTGAAGCAGACCCGCCGGGCCGCGCTGCGCGAGCAGGGCCTGGTGCCGCGCCCGCTGCCCCAGATCCGGATCGTGCGCTGGATGCGCGCTCCCGTCGAGACCTACCGGGCCTGGTCGCTGATGCTCCTGGAGGGTGTGCGCAGCCTGGACGAGGCGGTCGAGGAGGTGCGCGACGACAAGCGGCAGAAGGAGGAGAACCGACTGCGCCGCCGCGAGCAGCACCGTCTGGAGAAGGCTCAGCTCAAGGCCATAAGCCGAGGCCACCGGGGATTCGTCGGACGCGTCGGCAGGCAGGACGAGGTGCACCAGGTGGAGCGCGCCTCCCAGCCCACTGCGGAGCCTGCCATAGCGGCGCCGGAGCAGCTGCCCGTACGCCAGCGGCCCTCCCTTCAGCCCGTCCGCAAAGGGTCTGACCCGATCACGGTCGACCTGACCGCGGAGGACGACACAATGGCGCTGCCGCGCCTCGACTCCCTGGAGCGCAAGCTCAAGGACCTCGAGCAGCAGTTCGGCTGA
- a CDS encoding ATP-binding protein: MAIGASSAQTAGEETDTTERGNPSQLRRRLGRSDLRAVPEARRELRELLRHWGRPGRSEIAELLTSELVTNALVHTDREAVLTAVVEQSQLRVEVRDFVARRPRMRAPDTDSDDGTHGRGLVLVDAFADAWGVQPHEVGKSVWFELDAEAA; encoded by the coding sequence GTGGCCATCGGGGCCTCCTCGGCGCAGACGGCGGGGGAAGAGACCGACACGACGGAACGGGGAAACCCGTCGCAGCTCAGGCGCCGGCTGGGACGGTCGGACCTGCGGGCGGTGCCCGAGGCGCGCAGGGAACTGCGCGAACTGCTGCGGCACTGGGGGCGGCCCGGCCGCTCCGAGATAGCGGAACTGCTCACCAGCGAACTCGTCACCAACGCGCTCGTCCACACCGACCGGGAGGCAGTGCTGACGGCCGTCGTGGAGCAGAGCCAACTACGGGTGGAGGTGCGGGACTTCGTGGCCCGCAGGCCGCGGATGCGCGCCCCGGACACCGACTCCGACGACGGCACGCACGGCCGGGGCCTGGTCCTGGTCGACGCCTTCGCCGACGCGTGGGGCGTCCAGCCGCACGAGGTCGGCAAGTCGGTCTGGTTCGAACTGGACGCGGAGGCCGCCTAG
- a CDS encoding helix-turn-helix transcriptional regulator, with the protein MRDDVEEFAALLRQLKDRTDRSYGSLARRLNMNTSTLHRYCAGEAVPLDFAPVERLAAFCGATPGERLELHEHWLRAVAARQRPRGEESTESGPTDTRTSEPARIPQAPSEPSAEAVPAPEAAPAARPWYRRRRTLVASAVATVLLATLGTLAALPDDRQGAGAAARDPRSAATTAAGDAERHGGGTTGPALNSATPSPSSPPSSSASSPSGPGGAKASSPAGGTPGTPAPTAVPLTWTANSQLWELGCDHDYVIDKQPAQVPPPPAPQDAGTWAATQNAVHGGNTIVDVSVQGRSSTAVVLEALRVRVVGRTAPAPGIAYSMADGCGGGLTPRYFDVNLDKDRPIARPVAGEGPDGKTVSTMHLPYRVSATDPEVLRVSASASGCDCRWYLELDWSSQGRSGTVRIDDHGRPFRTSSIKGLPHYWYGFVDGVRQWVPTTG; encoded by the coding sequence GTGCGCGACGACGTCGAGGAGTTCGCGGCGCTGCTGCGGCAGTTGAAGGACCGTACGGACCGGAGCTACGGCTCGCTGGCCCGCCGCCTGAACATGAACACCTCCACCCTGCACCGCTACTGCGCGGGCGAGGCGGTGCCGCTGGACTTCGCGCCGGTGGAACGCCTGGCCGCGTTCTGCGGGGCGACACCGGGGGAACGGCTCGAACTCCACGAACACTGGCTGCGCGCGGTCGCGGCCCGCCAGCGACCACGCGGTGAGGAGAGCACGGAGTCCGGGCCGACGGACACCCGTACCTCCGAACCCGCGCGGATTCCGCAAGCCCCCTCGGAGCCCTCGGCGGAAGCGGTCCCCGCACCGGAAGCGGCCCCCGCCGCCCGGCCCTGGTACCGGCGGCGTCGCACGCTGGTCGCCTCGGCCGTGGCCACCGTGCTCCTGGCGACGCTGGGCACCCTGGCCGCCCTCCCGGACGACCGGCAGGGCGCAGGCGCGGCGGCCCGGGACCCCCGCTCCGCCGCCACGACGGCCGCCGGTGACGCCGAGCGCCACGGCGGCGGCACCACCGGTCCGGCTTTGAACTCCGCCACCCCGTCACCTTCGTCCCCGCCCTCGTCCTCGGCCTCGTCGCCGTCCGGCCCCGGCGGCGCGAAGGCCTCCTCCCCCGCCGGCGGCACGCCCGGCACCCCGGCCCCGACCGCCGTCCCCCTCACCTGGACCGCGAACTCGCAGCTGTGGGAACTGGGCTGCGACCACGACTACGTCATCGACAAGCAGCCGGCGCAGGTCCCGCCGCCACCCGCCCCGCAGGACGCCGGTACCTGGGCGGCCACCCAGAACGCGGTGCACGGCGGCAACACGATCGTGGACGTCTCCGTGCAGGGCCGTTCGTCCACCGCCGTCGTCCTGGAGGCGCTGCGGGTGCGCGTCGTCGGCCGTACGGCTCCCGCGCCCGGTATCGCCTACTCCATGGCCGACGGCTGCGGCGGCGGGCTCACCCCGCGGTACTTCGACGTGAACCTGGACAAGGACCGCCCGATCGCGCGCCCGGTGGCCGGTGAGGGTCCCGACGGGAAGACCGTCTCGACCATGCACCTGCCCTACCGGGTCTCGGCCACCGACCCCGAGGTGCTGCGCGTCAGCGCGAGCGCCTCGGGCTGCGACTGCCGCTGGTACCTCGAACTCGACTGGTCGTCACAGGGCCGCAGCGGCACGGTGCGGATCGACGACCACGGCCGGCCGTTCCGCACCAGCTCCATCAAGGGCCTGCCGCACTACTGGTACGGCTTCGTGGACGGCGTCCGCCAGTGGGTGCCGACCACCGGCTGA
- a CDS encoding pyruvate dehydrogenase: MAKQNVAEQFVDILVRAGVRRLYGVVGDSLNPVVDAVRRNSAIDWIHVRHEETAAFAAGAEAQITGTLAACAGSCGPGNLHLINGLYDAHRSMAPVLALASHIPSSEIGLGYFQETHPDRLFQECSHYSELISSPKQMPRLLQTAIQHAVGRSGVSVVSLPGDIADQPAPEQSASAAIVTSRPTVRPGDAELDKLVAMIDAADKVTLFCGSGTAGAHTEVMELAGKIKSPVGHALRGKEWIQYDNPYDVGMSGLLGYGAAYEATHECDLLILLGTDFPYNAFLPDDVQIVQVDVRPEVLGRRSRLDLAVWGDVRETLRCLVPRVQAKENRRFLDRMLKKHADALEGVVKAYTRKVEKHVPIHPEYVASVLDELADEDAVFTVDTGMCNVWAARYLSPNGRRRVIGSFSHGSMANALPMAIGAQFTDRRRQVVSMSGDGGFAMLMGDFLTLVQYDLPVKVVLFNNSALSMVELEMLVAGLPAYGTANTNPNFAAVAQACGAYGVRVEKPKQLAGALRDAFRHKGPALVDVVTDPNALSIPPKIKAEMVTGFALSASKMVLDGGVGRMVQMARSNLRNVPRP, encoded by the coding sequence ATGGCCAAGCAGAACGTCGCCGAACAGTTCGTCGACATCCTCGTCCGCGCCGGTGTGCGCCGTCTCTACGGCGTCGTCGGCGACAGCCTCAACCCGGTCGTCGACGCCGTCCGCCGCAACTCCGCCATCGACTGGATCCACGTCCGCCACGAGGAGACCGCCGCCTTCGCGGCCGGCGCCGAGGCCCAGATCACCGGCACCCTGGCGGCCTGCGCAGGCTCCTGCGGCCCGGGCAACCTGCACCTCATCAACGGCCTCTACGACGCGCACCGCTCGATGGCCCCTGTCCTCGCCCTCGCCTCCCACATCCCCTCCAGCGAGATCGGCCTCGGCTACTTCCAGGAGACCCACCCCGACCGGCTCTTCCAGGAGTGCAGCCACTACAGCGAACTGATCTCCAGCCCGAAGCAGATGCCCCGGCTGCTCCAGACCGCCATCCAGCACGCGGTCGGCCGCAGCGGGGTCAGTGTGGTCAGCCTGCCCGGTGACATCGCCGACCAGCCCGCCCCGGAGCAGTCCGCCTCGGCGGCCATCGTCACCTCCCGCCCCACCGTCCGCCCCGGCGACGCCGAACTCGACAAACTGGTCGCGATGATCGACGCGGCGGACAAGGTGACCCTGTTCTGCGGCAGCGGCACGGCGGGCGCCCACACGGAGGTCATGGAACTGGCCGGGAAGATCAAGTCCCCGGTCGGGCACGCCCTGCGCGGCAAGGAGTGGATCCAGTACGACAACCCGTACGACGTCGGCATGAGCGGGCTGCTCGGCTACGGTGCCGCCTACGAGGCCACCCACGAGTGCGACCTGCTGATCCTGCTCGGCACCGACTTCCCGTACAACGCCTTCCTCCCCGACGACGTGCAGATCGTCCAGGTCGACGTCCGCCCCGAGGTCCTCGGCCGCCGCTCCCGACTGGACCTCGCGGTGTGGGGCGACGTGCGCGAGACGCTGCGCTGCCTGGTGCCGCGGGTGCAGGCCAAGGAGAACCGGCGCTTCCTCGACCGGATGCTGAAGAAGCACGCGGACGCGCTGGAGGGGGTGGTGAAGGCGTACACGCGGAAGGTCGAGAAGCACGTCCCGATCCACCCGGAGTACGTGGCCTCGGTCCTCGACGAACTCGCCGACGAGGATGCGGTGTTCACCGTCGACACCGGCATGTGCAACGTATGGGCGGCCCGCTACCTCTCGCCCAACGGCCGCCGCCGGGTCATCGGTTCCTTCTCGCACGGCTCGATGGCCAACGCGCTGCCGATGGCGATCGGCGCCCAGTTCACCGACCGGCGGCGGCAGGTCGTGTCGATGTCCGGGGACGGCGGGTTCGCCATGCTGATGGGCGACTTCCTCACCCTGGTCCAGTACGACCTGCCGGTGAAGGTGGTCCTGTTCAACAACTCCGCGCTGAGCATGGTCGAGTTGGAGATGCTGGTGGCGGGGCTGCCCGCGTACGGCACCGCGAACACCAACCCGAACTTCGCCGCCGTCGCCCAGGCCTGCGGCGCCTACGGGGTGCGGGTCGAGAAGCCGAAGCAGCTCGCCGGCGCGCTCAGGGACGCCTTCCGGCACAAGGGGCCGGCCCTGGTCGACGTGGTCACCGACCCCAACGCCCTGTCCATCCCGCCGAAGATCAAGGCCGAGATGGTCACCGGATTCGCGCTCTCCGCCTCCAAGATGGTCCTCGACGGCGGCGTGGGCCGGATGGTCCAGATGGCCCGCTCCAACCTGCGCAACGTGCCGCGGCCGTGA
- a CDS encoding protein phosphatase 2C domain-containing protein, protein MSQPGGRPTRHDDDWWGQLYDDSTEDTGPTAAPDSLDDRFASAKRTVGGRRGVTAEPDDEPLPPTVPAQRAPAAPAEGTGAAAQTWPWDVDDQEPPADDDPADLHPATRTDLPGPPAYAAQETRDAYAAQETPDVYAAEETRDVYAAEETRDVYAAEETRDVYAAEETRDVYAAEETRDVYAAEETRDVYAAEETPDVYAARDTPDVYAARETPDASAVLAVPAAASASSVDYVGSGPPTYDAEPTALPAADPDELDDLVSDTVLDGARYGACTLRAVSQRGDSARYRGEPRRDALLTARFGTGEQALVLVAMATGARATPGAHRAAAELCEWIARAVGRSHQRLTDDIQAARRGDLKSGLHRLTDRSLGKLRASAAEQGIAPEEYAASLRCLLLPAHPQCRTRVFFGVGEGGLFRLRGGEWQDIEPRVDTDAAGEPVLGFGSLPSETPAGDRLTMDLGIPTPPSPYEPAPEPPRAPFLFRASVARPGDALVMCTGGLAEPLRGEPALCAYLARRWSGRTPPGLAAFLADAQVRVKGYADDRTAAAVWEA, encoded by the coding sequence ATGAGCCAGCCAGGGGGTAGGCCCACCCGTCACGACGACGACTGGTGGGGGCAGTTGTACGACGACTCCACCGAGGACACCGGACCCACGGCCGCGCCCGATTCCCTGGACGACCGTTTCGCCTCGGCGAAGAGGACGGTGGGGGGACGGCGGGGCGTCACCGCGGAGCCGGACGACGAGCCGCTCCCGCCGACGGTGCCGGCCCAGCGGGCGCCCGCAGCCCCCGCCGAGGGCACCGGGGCCGCCGCGCAGACCTGGCCCTGGGACGTGGACGACCAGGAGCCGCCGGCGGACGACGACCCGGCGGACCTCCACCCCGCCACCAGGACCGACCTGCCCGGCCCGCCCGCCTACGCGGCCCAGGAGACTCGGGACGCGTATGCGGCCCAGGAGACTCCGGACGTCTACGCCGCCGAGGAGACTCGGGACGTCTACGCCGCCGAGGAGACTCGGGACGTCTACGCCGCCGAGGAGACTCGGGACGTCTACGCCGCCGAGGAGACTCGGGACGTCTACGCCGCCGAGGAGACTCGGGACGTCTACGCCGCCGAGGAGACTCGGGACGTCTACGCCGCCGAGGAGACTCCGGACGTCTACGCCGCCCGGGACACTCCGGACGTCTACGCCGCCCGGGAGACTCCGGACGCCTCGGCCGTCCTGGCCGTCCCGGCCGCCGCCTCGGCCTCCTCCGTCGACTACGTCGGCTCCGGACCGCCCACCTACGACGCCGAGCCCACCGCCCTGCCCGCCGCCGACCCCGACGAACTCGACGACCTGGTCTCCGACACCGTCCTGGACGGCGCCCGGTACGGCGCCTGCACCCTGCGGGCCGTCTCGCAGCGCGGCGACTCCGCCCGGTACCGGGGCGAGCCGCGCCGCGACGCCCTGCTCACCGCCCGGTTCGGGACCGGCGAACAGGCCCTGGTCCTGGTCGCGATGGCCACCGGCGCCCGCGCGACCCCCGGCGCGCACCGGGCCGCGGCCGAGCTGTGCGAGTGGATCGCCCGGGCCGTCGGCCGCAGCCACCAGCGGCTCACCGACGACATCCAGGCCGCCCGGCGCGGCGACCTCAAGTCCGGCCTGCACCGGCTCACCGACCGCAGCCTCGGCAAGCTCCGCGCCAGCGCCGCCGAACAGGGCATCGCCCCCGAGGAGTACGCGGCCAGCCTGCGCTGCCTCCTGCTGCCCGCTCACCCCCAGTGCCGAACCCGCGTCTTCTTCGGGGTCGGCGAGGGCGGCCTGTTCCGGCTGCGGGGCGGTGAGTGGCAGGACATCGAACCGCGCGTGGACACCGACGCCGCCGGTGAACCCGTGCTCGGCTTCGGCTCGCTGCCCTCCGAGACCCCGGCCGGCGACCGGCTCACCATGGACCTCGGCATCCCGACCCCGCCCAGCCCCTACGAACCGGCTCCCGAACCGCCCCGCGCCCCGTTCCTGTTCCGGGCCTCGGTAGCCCGCCCGGGTGACGCGCTCGTGATGTGCACGGGCGGTCTCGCCGAGCCGCTGCGCGGCGAACCCGCACTCTGCGCCTACCTGGCCCGACGCTGGTCAGGCCGCACCCCGCCGGGTCTCGCCGCGTTCCTCGCGGACGCCCAGGTCCGGGTCAAGGGGTATGCCGACGACCGTACGGCGGCGGCCGTCTGGGAGGCGTGA